In the Glycine max cultivar Williams 82 chromosome 6, Glycine_max_v4.0, whole genome shotgun sequence genome, GAGTCATGTGGCAGAAGTGCAGAACTCATCCACTCAATCATTTCTTTGTTTACACACAAATAAGCTTCCTAAATCTTGATGTTTTCCCAAAGCAatcagaagaaaagggttctgCCGCTCATCAATGGTTTAAGATGTATAAatgataagattttattttagagaaaaatgGTGATTAGGaagtaataatataaaataattttacatacttatccaattataatttatatcattaatttgttgattttataataattactttagaatatatataaatgataatttataattaattaatattataaaatcattttatatcatCTGccattataaaatcattttaaattaaatattttcgaTAACTATTCCTATTCTCGTACAATttgttttatctaaaatatttaattctattcttttcattcatacttatttctttctttcaaataatattttctatttttatttcttaaaaggctcaaatatttttttttgtacttataAAATTTGTACTTCTtcctaaaagattttttttatctatttttcgtatcataaaattataatgtattattttttaaattaaaaattagttcagatattaaaatataagtatataatttttttacatgtaaAACTCAACATAGTTCCATTTATCAACGCATGCCCACATCCTTTTCGGcttttttaacatttacaaCCCCCTCCCTTTCTTTCTCTCACCGAGTCACGGTCCTTCTCACATTGACATCGAGTTTGACCTGTGACCAGCCACCGGCAACTCTTTTATATCAACTCCAATGGCGACCCCACCCCTACACTCTCATGAGGATCTTCTAAAGCCCTCTTTTTTTTCTGAGCACAAAGCTTAAATAACCTTTCCTCTCCATTCATCagttccttcttttccttccctcAAACCCTAATTCACGCAAAAAGCCAACGAGATCTACTCCTTAGTGAGTACCTCCTCGTAATTCACGCCCCACACTGCCCTCAATCCTTTCCCAATTATGCATCATAGTTAAGATCTACATGCATAGTTTCCTTTTTCCATTTTCCAGAAGACTGCTTTCACTATTGGATTTCGTGGAAACTTGATCACCAAACACGTAATTAGGTTCTCAATTCCACACTTTTTCTTACTACTTTCAAACCTCTTCTAGTATCCGTAGCACCTCGGCTTAATTAAAttctcctctttttttattaagcaATGGACTCTGGTAACAGTGGAAGCATCTCTTCTAGCGATGATGAATATGATTCATCCCACGCCGATCCATCGTTCCTCAATCATTTCGGTTCCATCTCTCACCCGCAACAACCATCTCTTGTTCCTTCTCATCCCTCAATGTTTGATCTTTCCTCAAGCTACTTCCACGCTGTCGTCTCACAATCCCACCAAAACCCACATAATCACTTGTTTAACTTAGACTGTCAAGACCAAAGATCTGAACCCAATCGCACCCTCCCAGAAAGCCTACCATCTTCGACATCAGcaacaccaacaacaacaaatcaaTGCCTGTTGGGTCACGACAACATTAATGATAATTCAATACAACAACTCCCATCATCTCCACAAACCAACAACCTCGTACGCAACTCAAAGAAACGAAGCAGATCTTCAAGGCGTGCACCCACCACCGACACCAACAACTTCAGATCCATGGTTCAAGAGTTCACCGGAATCCCTGCACCTCCCTTTTCATCTTCCTTCTCTCGACGCATCCCTCTTTGCCCAAACCCTTTGCTTTCAACAACTTCATCGAGGACCAGCTTGTtacacaacaaaaacaatatCAATGTTTCTCCTAATAATAACTACCAACTACTTCCTGATCTATCTTTACCCTATCAACCCCCACCACAGAATCTCATACAAGATATTCACTCCATTCCCTTATTCcacccttctccttctcttcaCTCTCTTGTCCCTTCAGGGCTTGCTGCAAAGTCTTTATCCACCATGCCCACACTTGATGCGCATGATCTGCTGGGTGCTCATGAGCATGTTGTTTCTGAGGGCATGTTTCTGAGGAGTGACGGTGATGCAGGAGGGATAAGAGACCCGTTTTGGTGCTTAGATCATGGGAATAATAGTAATTATGGTGGCTGCAAGCTCAACATGTCGGTTTCTGCGTCGAGCAGCTTGAACCGTGAGAAGAACTTGGAGAATGTTGGTAATGCAAATGGAAATTCCCCTAGGGAAGGTACCGTGGAAGCGTGGATTTGATCTTCTGATCAATATGATCTCGCGTGGGGTGTGAGGTAAACAGTATACTAAACTTGTGAATCATAGCAGCGTGGAATTTCAGATGCTGCAATGAATTAAGAGCGTAATCATGATGATGCTGATCATAGTGGTCTAGCGTTGGTGGTTAGCATTTGCAGCtatcatttcttttttgttttaaatattttatacgaGTATTGTTCAGAATAGTAGATAGCTAGAGtgagattaatttaattatatagtaTATACTCCTTTTATTTGTAGTTGATGATCTTATTGTCTTTTTCTTTAGGATTAGGATCTAAAATGAATATTGTTACAGGAAATTTAATTAGTTTCGCCACATGATCGAATACGCATGATTAGATctgattatttaataataatttaatactaaaaaaaaatattattagcctCTATTAGATTTTTTGTCCAATTAAAATtcgtaaaattttattttgttcctggaaaaaaatgtgtttttttcataataaaatttaattatagtgTGTTATTTGTTTCATCCATCCGGAGTAAGATTCAAATATCTAAAcctacatttataatttttttatatctattatatatgcataatttatataaaaaattattattgtaagttcaaataaaatcaaactttgattaagacaaaaaaaatgatatattataattttattagacgaaaaatgaacaaaaaattttgtaattacaaaattagaactttatcatttttgtaagattgaaaaacatatttttaacgTTTTATAAATCTTAATACattgtattaaattaaaaatgcatttcataaataaactaaaattcaaGAATATTATAATCATTGTTAatcctaattttaatttaatttttaaattttgaattttgttaaacaatatttataaaaatgacgTGTCTCGActttgataataatatttttattattcctttctaaaattttgaacaatttattactttaattatttctatttaaGTTAATAGAATAGTTAttctcaatgataaaaaaatcctaccaaaataatatatatattattctctttctatttataatttttcaaaatttaaaaatattcatgtaATGTACAGTACCTTAACGTGTTTTCTCACATGAAATTAAACTATTGATAGAATAATGTCAAAATGCACAACTATAAACATATATCTAAACTAATCATTATAAATATCCTTTTCTTTAAATTAGCTAGCGTTTTGAAGTTAATTTAAATGTAATCCATTTTTAATCTGATATCAGAAATAAATACTTTTGATGTTGAGTTGAGTACAAGTATTGTAAGGATTACTTGTTTTGTAtaactatttatatatataaatcacacTTTAAATACTTGTTTAAGTTTCATACTTTTTTAGCCAATGTGGTTCGCATTTAAATTGTACTTTTGGAGTAATTTTGATGTtgggttttatatatatatatatatatgagacacTAAGTGGTTTAGAGATGCGTAAAATATATATTCCTAAAGGATAAGTGTATTTTATGCACTATTGAAAATTCAAAAGTCTAAATATCATATTCTACAAAAATTGTGtttctaaataatttaaatcacataaactaaataattttgagtttttatctTTGAGTTTGGAGATTGTTTATGTTTgtgtttaagaaaataaaactaagaaCAAACAAGCAACAGTTTCAAGGAAGAGATATGTATGGAAAAAAATGATTCAGATTATGATTTCGtatgtatcatttttttctaaCCCTATTTTAAATAAGAACTCAATTACTAATTAATCGCCTACTAATTTAAGGGTAgggattatttttaattattagtctATGGTCAAGGCTTGAGAATAGTCTTCCCTTTAAATCATTATTGCATTGGTCATTTGGGATTTGATTTAGGGATAAGGATGAATTACAAAGAGGtttgtaaaaaaagaatttatgtcACTAGTTTGGTCATACAAGCTTTATTAGTCCTATCATACTACATGTAAGTTAGTGAAAATGATCACTAACAcacaattaactaataattagaGTGATTAATTCCAATCAAttgaataacataaaaaaactttattaaaaagagaaattaaaatacGTGAATACAACTAAGTTCTAAGGAATTTAATCAACCATGATTAAAAAATAGTCAAACaacatataaaattacattagaaataaaagagaTTGAAAACTCTTACAAATTTAAACCCCAATTATTTTCTGGTTGTCCTTCTCAAAAGCTGTTGttgttcataaataaataaagcataACCTAAAAATTGTCTCTCCACTCTATTCATACTACTGTAATTAAACTGTAGCGTGAAGGTCAACATGTGCCATGCTACATGAGCATGAACCCTGCTCAGTAAAAATGCTCAAATTTTCCTCTTTCTTGTCTCTTTTTGCATGCTTTTGTCTCTTTATTAGCTTTTCTGCTCAGCTATTCACACTTTAAAACATACCTATAAGCtttacaaacaaaataaagtaaaaaaaaaagataaaatgagacGAAAATTGAAGTCCAAATAAAGTCGGTTTTATCATCTAATGCCTACCACATTGGCTAAACAAGTAATCCTTACAATAGTTAGACAATGCATgatttataaattttcaaacaTTGTGCGTGTGGTGATTTCACgttgtaaaatatgtttgatttcaaatatttttcacatatttgatttgatatcAGAGAAGAAGCCAAAATTAATTATGGATTTAAAATTGATtccaagttaaaataattttaagtattttttacgtgagataacaaaaattataccaaattttacttcaaaattcaattcaataaaaatcatccaaatataaaacacattacttcaaaataaattCTAACCCAAATCAATTTTACGCAAATcaactttatttaaaattaattttatcaaaatttatccaaacacagCCTAGGTGATTATAATACAACtcactttgaaaagaaaaacgtgatcgattataattttttttatactgcaTCTTAGTATTATCTATCATAAAACTCAAGTTACCAAgtgaaaacacaatttttttatattagtctCTAACATTTGCGAAGCGCATTTTTTTCCCTCATTATTAGGATTTAGTTACCAGTTCTCTTTGCAatactaatgaaaaaaaaatggttcccaataataataataataatagagatATTAGATTGATTCATTATTAAATAATCAGATCTAATCATGCCTACGTACGATCATCATGTGGGGGAAACTAAGATTCCTTTGATAATATTCATTTTAGATCCAAAcactaaagaaaaagataataagatcatcaaacacaaataaaagtagtatatatataactacataatattaaattaatctcACTCTAGCTATTTACTAATTAATAGTCTCAACAATACtagtataaaaatttagaacaaaaaaaacaaaaacaaatgataGCTGCAAATGCTAACCACCAAACACTAGACCGCTATGATCAACATCATCATGATAACGATCTTAATTCATTGCAGTATATGAAATTCCACGCTGCAATGATTCACAAGTTGAGTATACTGTTTACTCTCTCACACCCCACGCGAGATCCTATTGCTCAGAGGAACAAATCCACGCCTCCACGGCACCTTCCCTAGGGGAATTTCCATTACCAACATTCTCCAAGTTCTTCTCATGGTTCAAGCTGCTCGACGCAGAAACCGACATATTGAGCTTGCAGCCACCATAACTATTATTATTCCCAAGATCTAAGCACCTAAACGGATCTTTTCTCCCTCCTGCATCACCGTCACTCCTCAGAAACATGCCCTCAGAAACATGTTCATGAGCACCCAGCAGATCATGCGCATCAAGTGTGGGCATGGTGGATAAAGACTTTGCAGCAAGCCCTGCAGGGACAAGAGAGtgaagagaaggagaagggtgGAATGAGGGAATGGAGTGAATATCTTGTATGAGATTCTGTGGTGGGGGTTGATAGGGTAAAGATAGATCAGGAAGTAGTTGGTAGTTATTATTAGGAGAAACAttgatattgttgttgttgtgtaaCAAGCTGGTCCTCGATGAAGTTGTTGAAAGCAAAGGGTTTGGGCGAAGAGGGATGCGTCGAGAGAAGGAAGATGAAAAGGGAGGTGCAGAGATTCCGGTGAACTCTTGAACCATGGATCTGAAGTTGTTGGTGTCGGTGGTGAGAACGGTGGTGGGTGCACGCCTTGAAGCTCTGCTTTCGTTTCCTTGAATTCGCGTACGAGGTTTGTTGGTTTGTGGAGATGATGGGACTTGTTGTCGTGAAGTATCATGAATGTTGTCGTGACCCAACAGGCAttgatttgttgttgttggtgttgCTGATGTCGAAGATGGTAGGCTTTCTGGGAGGGTGCAATTGGGTTCAGATCTTTGGCCTCGAGAGTCTAAGTTAAACAAGCGATTATGTGGGTTTTGGTGGGATTGTGAGACAGCGTGGAGGTAGCTTGAGGAAAGATCAAACATTGAAGGATGAGATGGAACCAGGGGTGGTTGTTGCGGGTGAGAGATGGAACCGAAATGATTGTGGAACGGTGGATCAGCGTGTGATGATGAATCGTATTCATCATCGCTAGAAGAGATGCTTCCACTGTTGATAGAATCCATTGcttaagcaaaaaagaagagaaagcttAGGGGGGGTACGGATACTAGAAGGGGTTTGAAAGTAGTAAGAAAAAGGGTGGAATTGAGAACCTAATTACGTGTTTGGAGATGAAGTTTCCACGAAATCCAATTGAGAAACCTGGCttctggaaaaagaaaaaaaaggaaactatGCATGTAGATCTTAATTATGATGCATAATTGGGAAAGGATTGAGGGCAGAGTGGGGCGTGAATTACGAGGAGGTACTCACTAAGGAGTAGATCTCGTTGGCTTTTTGCGTGAATTAGGGTTTGAGGGAAGGGAAAAAAAGGAACTGAATGGAGAGGAAAGGTTATTTAAGCTTTGtgctcagaaaaaaaaaaaagaaaaaagaaagggttttagAAGATCCCAAGAGAGTGTAGGGGTGGGGTCGCCATTGGAGATGATATAAAAGAGTTGCCGGTGGCTGGCCACAGGTCAAACTCGATGTAAATGTGAGAGGGGcagtgagagaaagagagggaggGGGGTTGTGAATGTAAAAAAGCGTAAAGGATGTGGATATGCGGTGTGAAATGGAACTATGTAGAGTTTTACTCCACTACCCCATATATTTAATCTCTTAAAAATATACTCCAAGTAAGTCATATATATTTGCTAGActcatcacatttttttaaatattacttgcttcttttttttctatatatggAATAACTTCACCCAACTGATTCACctattaaatgataaatattactTACTTTGACTCTTGTATAAGTCTTTAAAGATCTCTTAGAGAAAACACTTTGATTGATTAAAGGAGGATATTGTTTACAATTATTCAAGACCGCGATTCCTAAGCAATGTCATACTTTTTATGTACCAAAACAATAACCTTAGTTAAGGCCGGAGGGAATTTGGTAGCCTTCATTTGACACCTTCTAACATTAATATTTTCAcctcaagttatgaattattAGGCTTATTGTATTTGAAGTATTTGGTATTGATTTTACAGTTTTATTCTTAAAAGACGTCTCAATAGCttgataaaagaatatttataaattatcattgatCTCAATTATTAAACAATGCTAGAATTTTTTCAGTGTTGCAAAACACTTAGCATACAAATGAAGTAGGAAGATGTTGTAAGAGGAATTAGAATTATTCAAAGTCATCATAGAAATATGATAGAAGACACTAATACacattttttggttaaaatttatcaaaaaatataaaattacatataaatgagatttattaaaaaaagaaatgaaaaatgattgtgatttctaataaatttcaataaatagttgagtgtaattgaaaaaaaaaacatgttaaagaATTAATATGTTGCTACCCTTTCTTAACAAAATATACCTTAGTTTTCATGCACTCTTAAtcaactaattagaaattattatattattttaaagtagttattataaaagtaaaaattaaaattaccatATATAACAATATATGATAAATGAATGATAGtgtatattctaattaaatccAGTAAAAttccaatttaattaatttacattctaattttattttatatatctatttatttttctcttttattattattattattattattattattattattattattattattattattacaaagtcttcttttattattatatctgATTATATTTACGCCCAAGAGGAATgcaaaattatctttattaatgaaaaaatatcatttaacagCCCATTAATTAATTGAGGTGAATGTGTCACctaagaaagagataaaaaaatgaaaaaaatattaaatgtgatATATAATAGGtggaaaattacaaaaaagaagaaaaaaagatagaagaaaaataagaaagagatAGAGGAAAATATAACATGcatgtgtaaaaataaataattaattgggatatatatatatatatagaaaatagtGAAAGAGAAAGCTGAACCGAAAGAACCATAAGGCAAAGCAGGGTTATATAGCAAGCACTGTAGGGGTAAGCTCAAAAAACCAAGAGCATTACCTACTTTGCCTTTTCAAATTATACTATCATTTTCATGCACAGTGGCTGAATATTATTTGAAGAACCCAAAAAACGGTTTCATCTGCTAAATACTTCCTCTCGTATGTTATTTGGTGTGGGTGGAGAAGAAAGTATTCattgtcaaaattaaaaatcccCACTTGGCGTGGTGAATGAATGCTTAATAATTAACTTTTAGCATTGTATATGAGGGGATGATTGAGTTAATatactaattaaatttattattatatgttaaatTGGAGAATTAACTTCATAGTGATTAAATAATGTTTAGATACTTACTAGCTAatcaatcaatattttatatgtacATTAGAAATGAAGGTTTCTTTGATTTtctcactttcttgttcactctcatTCATCTGAATTTACATTCATGTAATATTTTAACatctaaaaaaaactcaattaataTAGTTGAACTTAAGGAAGATTTGTCGATTAAAATACTATATTCAGTTATTATTATGTTGTAACTGTTTTAGGTTAACAATAACTACACTTCCAAAAGTTTAATGAAACtataactaatatttatctCTCTTTATTTTGACTTTTCTTGATCCCTCTCTATACAATTAGGAGATGTTTGTATCAATGAGAAGAGTATATGGTGTTACATTATCATATAAATCAAGGGTGGTTTATGTGAGTtagaaaaagggagagagatcgagtaaaaaattattaaatattgagaAAAACAAATGTTGTCCTATTTTTTATACCATTATTCGAgttcaaattatatttattgaatttataaaaaaattatgttattttgtaGGTTTACTTGCTCTACGGTCTTGCCGATATCTgaacttttattaaatttttaattaggtttctactttttttagttttaatttagttcttgaatttgtatttattttttaattaagtccaTATGTTAGTGATAGGTCCAACaaagacctaattaaaaaataaatacaagttcAAAGATGTAATTGAATCCAAAATTAGTTAGAGACCTatttaaaaatgacaaatagttcaaatatctaattaaaaaaatatcaaccttTATAGATCAATATTTTCATATCTACAAGTCAGTATTCTCACTTTTGCGCGTTCTAAATTCTACATGGATTCTTCAACCAATTTAAAACTTGATGGGATTATAATTATACCAACTTTTAATTAAGTCTTTGaactgtttttcatttttaaatagttctttaaactttgtgtttttaattgagTCCGACAGGGATCTActtaaagaataaatataaatttagtgatccaattcaaaaaaaaaaaaaatctaactaaaatttaataaaagttcATGACCATAGAAtcgttagaattttttttctaacgtGGGTGTTACATGCGATGATTAAAGTTTTTCaactgataattttattttgcatgATAATTTCTGACGGTGTAATAGtttcaatatattttgttttattggtTCAAGTATTATGTGAAAATTAGTtgaaataatatcataattttaaaattagttaaacaTTACATAAGCACTACAAATAAAACACGCATTCCTCTGTAAATtacttttgttaaatatttaataactacTAATAACTTATCAAATGTTAggtaacaagaaaaataacctAGTAAGAATAAACACCTCCTCCCAAAAGTCAAGATTATCAATAATGAGGACAACTCATGCTTTTTAATAATTGGTACACAAGATTACCAATAAAACCCCGGGCATACTCGGTACTAAGTTTGCCACAGTAGTCAGTACTAGGTAGTAGTACGCAGTACTATCTATTTTCCCTTCTTTAATATTTACTGACTAActtatttcttattaatatgacaaattatgaatttatattGTGCATGAGTGCTTGATGTTTTCCCAAGCTTGAGTTTTCAAtatttgcaatttaattttataaacactacaaaaaaaaattagtgaaagaaaatttgtcattaaatatttaaaattagacGACGGATCTCATAtagtgttttaacttttaagaggAAAACATTGTTCACTAAGTACAGAGCTTTCAAATTGGATTCAATTGgatcattaaatttatatttattttttaatctcattAGCTAATTAATTGTGTTGAATCTCAAAATACGTGCTAAACTTTTATTGACTTGTTTCATTATATCCTAATTACCTTATTGATATGAATGAGTCTAAACATCTTCAAATCAGATCAATAAAATCCAACCTAATTATATTTCATTAAGTTATAATGGATTGGATTCGAGAGTCAAATGTCactaaaactaatgatacattACAATTATTAAATTAGTATAATAATCATTGAATTACcatacttattttatatttttaatttaaccgTGTATGATAAGTTTTTTTGGTTTATGCCCCTTGGTTTTGAATATTATATTGAACCTAGactatttaaattcaatttggaTGGGTCTTTTAAAgcgaaaaaataaatatattaaaacccttgttttttttttcataaaattttgagGCAATATCTTATAGAAACTAAATTTCTTGTCACATAAACCAACAAAAACTGACAAGTAATTAAAGAAATGAAtcgtatttatattttatatcatagaCTAAATTGAGAGTTACTTTTTGTGGGTCAAATTactattttgtttaaatataaaataagttactTATTACTTATTAGGGTCGGTTTTGTGATGAgtgatttaaataatttcataataagattttatattcaaaaataCTTATCAGCATTTtacaacataaaatataaaataaagaattgatCATTCTCCATTGTAATTTCCTAATAGCAAAAATCTCCTAGAAAACATAAGGCCATAGACGGGAGCTATGCTACAAGAAGTGGGTGGGTTTAGATTCGTTGGTCAGCCAATAATTCTATATGTGTTGACCAGGCTAAGAGGGTTAATGTATCCCACGCCCCTAATGTTGCATCATGGACCTCTCATTATATTCCAAAATGTAAATTTATCCCTAAATGAACTTTCTGAAACGGAATGAGAGCTATGATGTAACAGCGAGAATGCATGATATATAAATGTTAGCTAAGAGACTTTCTTGATTACACTTGGGGCTTGAACTTGAAGCCCACAATTACGATGAAATAGAGGACATCATTATTCTATTTTGGGCTTCAAACATATTTGTGTGCACACATTAGTATTACGGTGCACTCACCATTTTCACATTTTTCCAATTTTGTCTTTATTTGTAAGAGCCATACGGATGTAGTTAAAATTAATGACTCAAGAATTAAATATCTGACTTTCACGTTATTAGTATAACGCTCTAAGCAACTGAGCTAAtgaatcaattatattataaaataaataatgttgttatacataacactaaaatattttatgtatatttaatgcgcatgtaaatttaaataatattatgacaattaattttgatataaatcatacggattaagaaattaaaaaaaaaaccaaaaaatcaatatagatgaacttagaattttatttttttaattattaatatgttaaattactcatttgttcattaaattttttttactattacaaaatttgatatatattaaattttgtaatagtaaatattttttatatataaaaaaatatacaaattaaataattcatatgatttattttaaaattaattatcacaaaattaattatttaaatttacatacacattaaatatatattaaaaattttagtgttatgtataacaacattatttattttataatataattaactcaTTAGTTCAATTAATTAGAAGACTATACTAATAACATGCTAAACACTTTCATAATCATTCAACTTGAAACGTCCAGATATTCATTTCATCAGGGATCGTATTGCACGTGCCATTGCCAAGgcaaagattattattatttcagagCAGGTCAAATTCATTGCATTCATTCGTATGCGATCAACTTATTGGTGGACGAGCAGCATCGATCagtttatttctaatttttagagCAATATTTTGCTAGCTTTGGACCAATCTAAACTTGTTTCCtaacacacattgagatatagTAAAAGATAAAGCTATTTGTTCACTACAAAAAAACATCTTACActaatgaaaatatgtttgattgtTAAGCTCAAGATTTGCATAAGGGAAATTATTAAACCGTTAAAATAGGAGTctacataaataatataatataaatttcaaatagcaatcaaaatattatttgttaatatgatACTTTGCCTCTTATCCTactaaatttgttttatatttttttatcatattattaggacaaaataattattaactttaTCGATAACTAATTTATGTCAAAAAAACctgataataaaatatattcttccaaccatttttattatttgtaagacttaaatttaaaattttatttaagaaattcaaatttaacaacatattaatatacttaaatttaaaattttatttaagaaattcaaattcaaattctacaattttttattaaattcaaataaagtaTATACATTAAACTtaaccattatttttttaaaattgaatatgtttttagttcatCAAATatagtgatatttttattttagtctctcaaatcaaaagttgatttttttagtcctcaaaaatgataaaatacttttttctccCCATACAACATTAGTGTATGTCAAACATGACATATTGAATGTACAATTTGTGGCGGCTTTTAGCAttacaacttaatttttaatttaaaatttaaaacatgccacaaatcacaaaaataaaataaaaattgcaagaaTCAAATTCTTAATTAACCTTGTTCTTCATACGCATTTCCTCAAACAACTCTCGTGCATAATCCAACCTACCACTTCTCATACATAGCAACCTCATTCTTTGTGTTACAGCAACAACATCAAGCTCCTCGACGAGCGTCAGATTCTATGTTTCATGTTCTGCACCTTGTTTTGTT is a window encoding:
- the LOC102666924 gene encoding protein CLEC16A homolog, with the translated sequence MDSINSGSISSSDDEYDSSSHADPPFHNHFGSISHPQQPPLVPSHPSMFDLSSSYLHAVSQSHQNPHNRLFNLDSRGQRSEPNCTLPESLPSSTSATPTTTNQCLLGHDNIHDTSRQQVPSSPQTNKPRTRIQGNESRASRRAPTTVLTTDTNNFRSMVQEFTGISAPPFSSSFSRRIPLRPNPLLSTTSSRTSLLHNNNNINVSPNNNYQLLPDLSLPYQPPPQNLIQDIHSIPSFHPSPSLHSLVPAGLAAKSLSTMPTLDAHDLLGAHEHVSEGMFLRSDGDAGGRKDPFRCLDLGNNNSYGGCKLNMSVSASSSLNHEKNLENVGNGNSPREGAVEAWICSSEQ
- the LOC102666797 gene encoding uncharacterized protein, with product MDSGNSGSISSSDDEYDSSHADPSFLNHFGSISHPQQPSLVPSHPSMFDLSSSYFHAVVSQSHQNPHNHLFNLDCQDQRSEPNRTLPESLPSSTSATPTTTNQCLLGHDNINDNSIQQLPSSPQTNNLVRNSKKRSRSSRRAPTTDTNNFRSMVQEFTGIPAPPFSSSFSRRIPLCPNPLLSTTSSRTSLLHNKNNINVSPNNNYQLLPDLSLPYQPPPQNLIQDIHSIPLFHPSPSLHSLVPSGLAAKSLSTMPTLDAHDLLGAHEHVVSEGMFLRSDGDAGGIRDPFWCLDHGNNSNYGGCKLNMSVSASSSLNREKNLENVGNANGNSPREGTVEAWI